GCGATCTTCTCCGACCTCCGCCGGCCCGTCCAGCGCGAGGTGTGGCTGTCCAAGGCCACCCGGCCGGTCTCCGACGTGCCCCCTGTGATCACGGACAAGGAGCGCCGCGACGCCCTGGCCGCCGGCGAACCGGCACCGGATTCGCTGTCCCCGCAGGAGCAGCTGGCCGGCGCCCATCTGCAGGGTGACGTGGACGCGCCGGGCCGCATGCCGGGCATCGATTTGGGCAAGGGCGACGGCGAGCAGCTGCCCGGCCGGCGCTGATTGCGGATAAGATCTCACCCGTGACCAATTTCGACGACGAACCGGACTCCGCAGCGCCCGGCACCCCGGGTGCCGGGCCGGGAGCAACCTCCGACGGCTACGGCGGGAGCATGGACCTGCCGCGCATTGAGGCGGCGGTCCGCGAAATCCTGCTGGCGGTCGGGGAGGACCCCGGCCGCAGCGGCCTGGTGGACACGCCCAAACGTGTTGCCAAGGCCTACGCCGAAATGTTTGCGGGCCTGCACCAGGATCCAGGGGAGGTCCTGGGCACCACCTTTGACATCTCCCACGAGGAGATGGTGCTGGTCAAGGACATCCCGTTCTACTCCACCTGCGAGCACCACCTGGTGCCGTTCCACGGCAGCGCCCACGTCGGCTACATTCCGTCGTCGGACGGGCGGGTGACCGGGCTGAGCAAGCTGGCCCGGCTGGTGGACATCTATGCCAGACGACCGCAGGTCCAGGAACGCCTGACCAGCCAGATCGCGGACTCGCTGGTGCAACACCTCAAGCCACGTGGCGCCATTGTCGTCATTGAATGTGAACACATGTGCATGTCCATGCGGGGCGTGCGTAAACCAGGGGCCAAGACCGTCACCAGCGCGGTCCGCGGCCTGCTCCACGAGCCCGCAACCCGGGCCGAGGCCATGAGCCTGATTCTCGGAAGGTAACACCCTATGGATTCCCTCGCAGCCGCCCCGGGCACGGGCCCGGCCACCTCGCCCCTGCCCGTTCTCCGTGCACGCACCGCCATGGCATCGTTTGACCGCCTGCCCTCCGACCGCACCGTGGTCATGGGCATCCTGAACTGCACCCCGGACTCCTTCAGCGACGGCGGGGAGTACAACTCCTTGGACACGGCCATCTCCCACGGGCTGCGCATGTTTTACGGTGGCGCGGACATCATCGACGTCGGCGGCGAATCAACGCGCCCCGGAGCCGAGGACGTGGCCGCGGCCGAGGAACAACGGCGCATCATGCCGGTGATCGAGGCCCTGACCAAGGCGGGCGCCCTGGTCAGCGTCGACACCCGCCACGCCTCCACCGCGGCCCTGGCACTCGACGCCGGCGCCGGCCTGATCAACGACGTCTCCGGCACGCATGTCCACCCGGACATGATCGCGCTGATCGCCGAGCGCCAGGTCCCGTATGTGCTCATGCACAGCCGCGGCGACTCCCGCTCCATGGACACGCTGACGCAGTACCACGACGTCGTCGAGGACGTGGTGCGCGAGCTCGCCGAGGTCCGGGAACGCTTCTACGCCGCCGGGGTCGCGCCGGAGAAGCTCATCCTGGACCCGGGGATCGGCTTTTCCAAGAACGCCGAGCAAAACTGGGAGCTGCTGGCCAACCTGGACCGCGTGGCCGAGCTGGGCAACAGGGTCCTGGTCGGCACCTCCCGCAAGCGCTTCCTCGGCTCGCTGCTGACCACCGCCGGCAAGGCCGCGGCGCCCAAGGAGCGCGACGACGCGACCTCCGCCACCACCGCGCTGGCCGCAGCCCAGGGCATCTGGGGGGTCCGCGTGCACGACGTCGGCGCGAGCGTCGACGCCGCAAAGGTCGCCGCCCGGATGCTGGTGGGCAGGCGGAACCGCGAGGCCCGCCTCACGGAGCAGGGACAGCCGGCGCGGGCGGGGCAGGCACACGCCGAGCCGTCGCAGGCCGCCCAGGCGCAGCCGGAACCCGTACGGGCCGCCCTGTGAGCCGGCTGGACACCATCACGCTGACGGGCATCACCGCCATTGGCTACCACGGAGTTTTTGGGCATGAAAAACGGGACGGCCAGCCGTTCGTTGTGGACGCCGTCCTGCACACGGACGTATCCGCCGCCGCCGCTGCGGACGACCTCACGAAGACCGCCGACTACGGTGCCGTGGCCGAGACCATTGCCGGGCTCATCCGGGGCAAGTCGTTCGACTTGATTGAGACGCTGGCGGTGCGCACCGCCGAGGCGATCCTGGCCGGGTTCACGGCCGTGGAGGCCGTGGAAGTCACCGTCCACAAGCCCAAGGCGCCCATCCAGGTCCCGTTTGGCGATGTGGGAATCAACGTCTTCCGGAGCCGTGCATGACAGCCGCCCGCGCCCTGACGCGCGCGGTCCTGGCCCTCGGCAGCAACCTTGGCGAGCGCCAGGGCACGCTCTCCGCCGCGGTCGGCGACCTGGTGGACCGCCCCGAGGTGCGCCTCGTCGACGTGTCGCCCGTGGTGTCCACCAAGCCCGTGGGCGGCCCCGAGGGGCAGCCGGACTTCTTGAACATGGTGATCGCCGTGGACACCACGCTGGAACCGCTGGAACTGCTCGCGCACTGCCACGCCGTCGAAAGTGCGCACCACCGGGAGCGGAAGGTGCGCTGGGGCCCCCGCACCCTGGACATTGACATCATCAGCTACGGGGACGTGCACAGCAGGGACCCGGAACTGACCCTGCCGCACCCCCGGGCGGCCGAACGGGCGTTCGTGCTGTACCCGTGGGCGCTCATGGACCCCGGCGCGACCTTGGACGGCCGTTCCGTAGCGGAACTTGCCGCCGCGGCGGCGGACATGCCCGGCCTTGGGCACGCCGAGCTGGAGCCCCTGGGTGGCGACGGCCAGCCGGTGTAAATCTGCCGGGCGCATGCCCCGCGCCGTCGTGCGGAATAAACTGTACGGTTGAGGAAAGCACACGGAGCGAGAAACGGGTGAGGCACAAATGAGGAGCACAATGCGGACCATCCGGCCTGCATGGCTGGTGGTGGCAACGGTAGTCCTGGGCGTGGCCGGCTGGACCACCACGGAGCTCACCTCGCGCGCCAGCCTGCCGCTTCCCGTGCTGCCCTTCAGCTCACTGGCGACCATGGGCCTGATCGTGGTTGTCTGCCTGATCCTGGGGTTCAAGGTCCGCCACTGGCGCGACGGGCACCGCGACCGCGTCCTGGACCCCCTGGTGGCCGCCCGCACCCTGGTCCTGGCCCAAGCCTGCGCCTTCGCCGGCGCCGTGCTGCTCGGCTGGCACCTGGGCATCCTGGTGGACCAGCTGGACACGATCCCCCTGCGCGGGGACCTGGGCCCCATCTGGAACATCGCTGCCCTGGGCGGCGGAGGCATCGTCATGATCGTGGTCGGCCTGGTGGTGGAACGCTTCTGCAAGCTGCCGCCCGAAGACACCGACTCCGCAGCGCCGCCGCGCGAAAAGCCCGAAGGCCGCGGGAAGGAAGAATTTGCCTAGGCAATCGGGCCCGGCAGGCCAGGCCAGCGCGGCTGCGCCCGCCGTCGCGGTCCCGCCCGCGCCGGTCCCGCCCGCCCACGCCAGTGCCATCGATCCCGAGGGTGTGGCGTTCCGGCGGGTCTCGGACAGGCTCACCACCTTGCGGCTGATCGAGCGCGGCCTCGGCGGGCTGGTCCTTGTGGCCATTTTCTCGCTCCCGCTGATCCTCACGCTGGCCGGCGTGTGGGACGCATACCCGGCATGGCTGGCCTGGGGACTGCCGGCCGCCGTCCTGGCCCTGGTGTTGTGGGTGCTGGCCCTGGTGCCGCGCCAGGTGCGTGCCATCGGCTATGCCGAACGCAACGACGACCTGCTGATCCGCCACGGCATCATGTTCCACCGCATCATGGTGGTTCCCTACGGGCGCATGCAGTATGTGGACGTCACCATGGGCCCGCTGGAGCGGGCGCTGGGCCTGAGCAGCGTCCACCTTCACACGGCCTCCCCGGGGACCAACGCGGTCCTTTTCGGCGTGCCGGCGGCCGAGGCCGCACGGCTCCGCGAACAGCTCTCCGCCCGCGGTGAGGCGAAACTGGCGGGGCTGTGACCGGGACCACCCCCGCCGGCACCTTCCACACCGACAGCCCCGCGACCTGGCACCGCGTCCACCCCGTCTCGCCGCTGGTGCGCGGATGGGTGGCCGTGGCGGCCGTGCTGTTCATTTTTGGCCGCAACGCCCTCGATTCCCTGTTCACGGGAAGGCCGGGAAGTTCAGGGCTTTCCACCGGCGCGCCGCCCGCGGTCATCGCCGCCGTGGTAGGGGCCGCCGTCGTCGTCTTCGGCACCGGCTTCTTCCTGTCGTGGCGCTTCACCCGCTATCAGGTGACCGACGACCACGTCCACATCAACTCGGGCATCATCTTCCGCCAGCAGCGCCGCGCCCGGATCGACCGGGTCCAGTCCATCGACGTCGTCCAGCCGCTGCTGGCCCGCGCGTTTGGGCTGGCCGAACTGAAATTTGACGTGGCCGACGGCGGGAAGTCTGCGTTCCGGCTCTCCTTCCTCAAGCTTGACGAGGCCAAGCGGCTCCGCGCCGCCATCCTGGCCCGCGCGGCCGGCGTCGCCGTGGACCCGGAGCAGCCGGACCAGGTCACCGAGGCGCCCGAACGGCACGTGCTGGCGCTGGGGCCCGGACGGATCATCGGCGCCACCGTTTTCAGCAGCCTCAGCATCGTGACCGTGCTGGGCTTGGCCGGGGCCGTGTCCCTGTCCGTCTGGAGCGGGGAAATCGGGGTGTTCGTCGGCTTTATCCCCATCTTCATCGGCCTCGGCGCGTCCTACTGGAAGGCCATCACGGGCGACTTCAACTTCCGCGTGGCGCTCTCGCCCGACGGCGTCCGCCTCCACTACGGCATGCTCGAGACCCGGGCGCAGACCATACCGCCCGGCCGCGTCCAGGCGGTGGGCATCAGCCAGGGTCCCGTCTGGCGGCCCTTCGGCTGGTACCGGGTCCACGTCAACGTCGCCGGTTACGGGACCGACCGCTCCGACCACGGCAACCGGACCGTGCTGCTGCCCGCCGGCACGATGGAGGAGGTCATGGCGGTGCTGGCCCTGGTGTTCCCGGACCCCGGCGTGGACAACCCCTTCGACGTCTTCGCCGCCGGCCTGCGCGGCCCCGGGAACCGGCACGGCTTTGTCCACTCGCCGCGGTCCGCGCGGTGGATCGACCCGCTCGCGTGGCGCTACAACGCCTACCGGGCCACCTCCACGGCCCTGCTGTGCCGCCACGGGGTGGTCTTCCGGCGCCTCGAGGTGGTGCCGCACGAGCGGACCCAGTCGCTGAGCCTGCGCCAGGGACCCCTCATGGCGGCCCTGGGCCTGGTGGATTTTGAACTCCACTCCACCGCGGGCCCCGTCAAGCCGCTGGTGCACCACGTGGCGCTCGCCGCCGGACGCCGCCTTTTCGATGAACAGGCCGCCCGTGCCGCCACGGCCCGCCGCATCCACAGCTCCGAACATTGGCTGGCGCCCGTGGCGCAGCCCCCGGGAGCCCCCGGCAGCCCGGAGTTCCCTCGGCGGCTTTCCGGCCAATCGGCCGCGGGCGGCCTCGGCCTCCCTGACGCCGCCTACGGAAACCCCGGTCCCGCCGGCGGACCGGAGTTCCCTCGGCGGCTTTCCGGCCAATCGGCCGCGGGCGGCCTCGGCCTCCCTGACGCCGCCTACGGAAACCCCGGTCCGGCCGGCGGCCGTTCCCGGCATCAGTTGGACAACGCGCAGGAGAACGACCATGCCAATTAAGCCCGGCCGCCTTGGCATTGGAATCATCGGCGCCGGCAAGGTCGGCGCCGTGCTGGGGGCCGCCCTGCGCGCGGCGGGGCACGCCGTCGTCGGGGTTTCCGGCGTCTCGGAGGCGTCCCTGGAACGGGCGGAGCTGCTGCTGCCCGGGGTGCCGGTGCTGGAGATCGCGGACATCGTGGAGCGCTCGGAGCTGGTCCTGCTCGCCGTGCCGGACGATTCCCTGCCCGGGCTGGTCTCCGGGCTGGCGGCGACCGGCGCGTGGCAGACCGGGCAGCTAGTGGCGCATACCTCCGGCAGGTATGGCACCGGCGTGCTGGCGCCGGCCAAGGCGGCCGGCGCCATTCCCCTGGCACTGCACCCGGCCATGACGTTCACCGGCATGACCCTGGACCTCGCGCGCCTGGCCGACTGCTGCTTTGGCATCACGGCGGAGCCGGCCATGCTGCCCATCGCCCAGGCGCTGGTCGTGGAGATGGGAGCGGAGCCGGTGGTCATTGCCGAGGCCGACCGCGTCCTGTACCACGCATCGCTGGCGCATTCGGCCAACCACCTGGTCACCATCGTGGCCCAGGCAGCGCAGGTCCTCGGCGACATCGGGGTGGAGGCCCCCAACCAGGTGCTCGGCCCGCTGTTGCGCGCCGCGCTGGAGAATGCCCTGGCGTCGGGGGAATCGGCGCTGACCGGGCCGGTGGCGCGGGGCGATTCCGGCACCGTCGCCGCGCATACGCAGGCCCTCCGCGAACACGCCCTGGACACCGGGTCCGCCGACATCCTCGACGCCTACGTGGCACTCTCCTCCGCCACGGCCGCCCGGGCGGCACGCCGCGGGCTGCTGTCCGCCGAGTCGTTCCTGGGCGTCCAGGCCGCCCTGACCGCGGACGACTCCGGGCCCTCCACCGGGCCGGGCGGCTGACCCTTCCCCGCCGTCCCCGGCCCGGGGCGCCGGGGCCCGATTCAATCAACGTGCCGTAAACACTTGCCGCAAACAACCGATGAAAGAGATCGACATGGGCATCACCGTCGTTTCCACCATTGCCGAACTGAAGGCACGCAGCGCCAGTCTGCTGGCGGCCCGAGGCGGCGCCACCAGCGGCGGGACGCTGGGACTGGTGCCGACCATGGGCGCGCTCCACCCTGGCCACGCCGAACTGGCCAAGGCCGCCGTGGCGGCGAACGACGTCGTGGTGGCCAGTGTCTTTGTCAATCCGCTGCAGTTCGGCGACCCCGTGGACCTGGAGCGCTACCCGCGCACCGCGGAGGCCGACCTGGCCGTGCTCGACGCCGTCGGCGTGGACATCATGTTTGCCCCTCCGGTTCAGGAGATGTATCCGGACGGGGAACCTGCCGTGCGGGTCACGGCCGGGAAACTGGGGGAACTGTACGAGGGCGCGTCCCGGCCCGGGCACTTTGACGGCGCCCTGACGGTGGTGGCCAAGCTCCTCCACGCGGGCCGTCCGGACACCGGACTGGCTCCGGCGGACGAAGCCGGGCGCCAGTCCTACCGCGCCTACTTCGGCCAAAAGGACGCCCAGCAGCTGGCCCTGGTGCGGCGCATGGTGGCGGACCTGAATTTCCCCGTGGACATTGTGCCCGTGCCCATTGTGCGCGACGGCGACGGCTTGGCCCTCTCCAGCCGGAACCGCTTCCTGTCAGCCGAGGAACGCAACGCCGCCCTGGTGCTTTCCCGCGCGCTGCGGCTGCTGCGCAGGCGTGCCGACGCGCACGAGCCCCTGGACATCCCCTCGGCCGAGGAACTGGTGCGCATGACGCGCGGCGTGGAACTGGACTATCTGGAGGTCGTGGACCCGGACACGCTGGTGGTCCGGGCCGAAAACTGCCAGGACACTCCCTTCACCGGCCGCGCACTGGCACTTATCGCCGCCCGGGTCGGCCCCGTCCGCCTCATCGACAACGTCACGCTCGGGTAGCGGGGCGCCTTGGGCCCACGCAGGATGATGAAACGGACATTTGAGGTCGATATATCGGGATCAATTCTCCGTTCCGTCATCCGGGGTCCCGGCGGCCACCGCCGCGGACACTTCCTCGGCGGACGGGTACGCGGCCTGGGTGCCCTTTTTGGTGGCGGCCAGCGCCGCCGCCACCGAGGCGTAGCGGGCGGCATCGGCCAGGGCATCGCCGGCGGCCAGCCGCGCCGCGACGGCGCCGGTGAAGGCATCCCCCGCGCCGGTGGTGTCCACGGCGTCCACGCGCGTCGGGGCAATGCACACCACCGGTTCGGCCGCATTGGCCGCATCCAGCACCACGGAACCGGCCGCGCCCAGCGTCACAAGGACCTTGTCCAGGCCGCGGCCGCCAAACTGCCCGGCGGCCGCCAGCCAGTCAGACACAGGGGCGTCGGCCGCGGGCATGGCGAGCCCGTCCAGAAACTGGGAGGCCTCGTGCGCGTTGACCAGCAGCACGTCGGTGAGCCGGGCCAGCCCGTCCCCGACCGGGGCGTAAGGGGAGAGGTTCAGCAGGACCGTTGCCCCGGCGTCGTGCCCGGCCTGCGCGGCGGCCCGCACGGTTTCCAGCGGCACTTCCAGGCAAAGGCACACGACGCCGGCGCCGTCGAACAGGGCCGGGTCCATCGCCTCGGGGGACAGCGTGCCGTTGGCGCCGGCGGAGATGATGATGCTGTTTTCCCCGCTGTCCTCCACGGAGATGACGGCGACGCCGGTGGGCCCGTCCACGCGCCGCACGTGGCTGACGTCCACGCCGGCGCCCGCGGTGGAAGCCACCAGCATGTCGCCGTTGGCGTCCCGGCCCACGGCGCCGATCAGCGTGACACGGCCGCCCAGCCTGCCGGCGGCCACGGCCTGGTTGGCGCTCTTGCCGCCCGGGTTCACGGCGAAGCCGCTGCCGTGCAGCGTCTCGCCGGGACGGGGCAGGCGTTCGCAGTAAATGGTGAGGTCGGCGTTGAGCGATCCCGCCACCACAATCCTGGAGCCGGTCACTCGGCGACCTCCGCGTCAACGGGCTTGGGCACCAGCAGGGAGGTGGCGAAGGCGGCTACGGTGATGGCAAGTGCCACCACGACGACGGTCAGATAGGAACCCTGTCCGCCCAGCGGCGCCGTGGCGACCAGAATGGCCGGCAGGACCAGGAAGCTCAGCCCGGCGCCGAGGTTGAAGGCTCCGGCGTTCATGCCGGGCAGAAAGCCGGGGTTTCCTTCGGGGGAGAGCACCACGCCAAGGCCGTT
This genomic stretch from Arthrobacter dokdonellae harbors:
- the panC gene encoding pantoate--beta-alanine ligase, translated to MGITVVSTIAELKARSASLLAARGGATSGGTLGLVPTMGALHPGHAELAKAAVAANDVVVASVFVNPLQFGDPVDLERYPRTAEADLAVLDAVGVDIMFAPPVQEMYPDGEPAVRVTAGKLGELYEGASRPGHFDGALTVVAKLLHAGRPDTGLAPADEAGRQSYRAYFGQKDAQQLALVRRMVADLNFPVDIVPVPIVRDGDGLALSSRNRFLSAEERNAALVLSRALRLLRRRADAHEPLDIPSAEELVRMTRGVELDYLEVVDPDTLVVRAENCQDTPFTGRALALIAARVGPVRLIDNVTLG
- the folP gene encoding dihydropteroate synthase, with protein sequence MDSLAAAPGTGPATSPLPVLRARTAMASFDRLPSDRTVVMGILNCTPDSFSDGGEYNSLDTAISHGLRMFYGGADIIDVGGESTRPGAEDVAAAEEQRRIMPVIEALTKAGALVSVDTRHASTAALALDAGAGLINDVSGTHVHPDMIALIAERQVPYVLMHSRGDSRSMDTLTQYHDVVEDVVRELAEVRERFYAAGVAPEKLILDPGIGFSKNAEQNWELLANLDRVAELGNRVLVGTSRKRFLGSLLTTAGKAAAPKERDDATSATTALAAAQGIWGVRVHDVGASVDAAKVAARMLVGRRNREARLTEQGQPARAGQAHAEPSQAAQAQPEPVRAAL
- a CDS encoding Rossmann-like and DUF2520 domain-containing protein; this encodes MPIKPGRLGIGIIGAGKVGAVLGAALRAAGHAVVGVSGVSEASLERAELLLPGVPVLEIADIVERSELVLLAVPDDSLPGLVSGLAATGAWQTGQLVAHTSGRYGTGVLAPAKAAGAIPLALHPAMTFTGMTLDLARLADCCFGITAEPAMLPIAQALVVEMGAEPVVIAEADRVLYHASLAHSANHLVTIVAQAAQVLGDIGVEAPNQVLGPLLRAALENALASGESALTGPVARGDSGTVAAHTQALREHALDTGSADILDAYVALSSATAARAARRGLLSAESFLGVQAALTADDSGPSTGPGG
- a CDS encoding PH domain-containing protein, giving the protein MTGTTPAGTFHTDSPATWHRVHPVSPLVRGWVAVAAVLFIFGRNALDSLFTGRPGSSGLSTGAPPAVIAAVVGAAVVVFGTGFFLSWRFTRYQVTDDHVHINSGIIFRQQRRARIDRVQSIDVVQPLLARAFGLAELKFDVADGGKSAFRLSFLKLDEAKRLRAAILARAAGVAVDPEQPDQVTEAPERHVLALGPGRIIGATVFSSLSIVTVLGLAGAVSLSVWSGEIGVFVGFIPIFIGLGASYWKAITGDFNFRVALSPDGVRLHYGMLETRAQTIPPGRVQAVGISQGPVWRPFGWYRVHVNVAGYGTDRSDHGNRTVLLPAGTMEEVMAVLALVFPDPGVDNPFDVFAAGLRGPGNRHGFVHSPRSARWIDPLAWRYNAYRATSTALLCRHGVVFRRLEVVPHERTQSLSLRQGPLMAALGLVDFELHSTAGPVKPLVHHVALAAGRRLFDEQAARAATARRIHSSEHWLAPVAQPPGAPGSPEFPRRLSGQSAAGGLGLPDAAYGNPGPAGGPEFPRRLSGQSAAGGLGLPDAAYGNPGPAGGRSRHQLDNAQENDHAN
- a CDS encoding ribokinase, which encodes MTGSRIVVAGSLNADLTIYCERLPRPGETLHGSGFAVNPGGKSANQAVAAGRLGGRVTLIGAVGRDANGDMLVASTAGAGVDVSHVRRVDGPTGVAVISVEDSGENSIIISAGANGTLSPEAMDPALFDGAGVVCLCLEVPLETVRAAAQAGHDAGATVLLNLSPYAPVGDGLARLTDVLLVNAHEASQFLDGLAMPAADAPVSDWLAAAGQFGGRGLDKVLVTLGAAGSVVLDAANAAEPVVCIAPTRVDAVDTTGAGDAFTGAVAARLAAGDALADAARYASVAAALAATKKGTQAAYPSAEEVSAAVAAGTPDDGTEN
- the folB gene encoding dihydroneopterin aldolase gives rise to the protein MDTITLTGITAIGYHGVFGHEKRDGQPFVVDAVLHTDVSAAAAADDLTKTADYGAVAETIAGLIRGKSFDLIETLAVRTAEAILAGFTAVEAVEVTVHKPKAPIQVPFGDVGINVFRSRA
- a CDS encoding DUF3180 domain-containing protein, producing MRTIRPAWLVVATVVLGVAGWTTTELTSRASLPLPVLPFSSLATMGLIVVVCLILGFKVRHWRDGHRDRVLDPLVAARTLVLAQACAFAGAVLLGWHLGILVDQLDTIPLRGDLGPIWNIAALGGGGIVMIVVGLVVERFCKLPPEDTDSAAPPREKPEGRGKEEFA
- the folE gene encoding GTP cyclohydrolase I FolE; its protein translation is MDLPRIEAAVREILLAVGEDPGRSGLVDTPKRVAKAYAEMFAGLHQDPGEVLGTTFDISHEEMVLVKDIPFYSTCEHHLVPFHGSAHVGYIPSSDGRVTGLSKLARLVDIYARRPQVQERLTSQIADSLVQHLKPRGAIVVIECEHMCMSMRGVRKPGAKTVTSAVRGLLHEPATRAEAMSLILGR
- the folK gene encoding 2-amino-4-hydroxy-6-hydroxymethyldihydropteridine diphosphokinase; this translates as MTAARALTRAVLALGSNLGERQGTLSAAVGDLVDRPEVRLVDVSPVVSTKPVGGPEGQPDFLNMVIAVDTTLEPLELLAHCHAVESAHHRERKVRWGPRTLDIDIISYGDVHSRDPELTLPHPRAAERAFVLYPWALMDPGATLDGRSVAELAAAAADMPGLGHAELEPLGGDGQPV
- a CDS encoding PH domain-containing protein translates to MDPEGVAFRRVSDRLTTLRLIERGLGGLVLVAIFSLPLILTLAGVWDAYPAWLAWGLPAAVLALVLWVLALVPRQVRAIGYAERNDDLLIRHGIMFHRIMVVPYGRMQYVDVTMGPLERALGLSSVHLHTASPGTNAVLFGVPAAEAARLREQLSARGEAKLAGL